In the Shewanella sp. OMA3-2 genome, one interval contains:
- a CDS encoding FAD-binding oxidoreductase: MQLLNKNTLSEQLVSVLGANEVKIDQDSCVLYSQDVYAKNKPCAIVIQPSSAQTLAKAVKLITDAGYSVVARGGGMSYTGGYVPKEEHSVVVDMSALNKVLEVNTKDMYVTVESGCSWEKLYTTLKEHKLRTPFWGTLSGRFATVGGSLSQNGIFWGSAQHGFAVDSVLSLDVILSDGTILTTGSAAKKGTQPFARHFGPDLTGLFCNDSATFGIKTKATIRLIPEALHKGSTSISFMAFEHQAELMSEVARQGLASECFGFDPFLQAQRMQRESLGKDIKSLFGVMKAAGGVGKALKAGSKIALAGRDFIESECWSVHFLVEDWTEQGVELKLNKINQLAKNLQGKVVENTIPKVMSANPFGLVNNMVGPKGERWVPIHALVPHSKVEEAYSATEAVFNKHAALIEQYNIGIGYLLATVSSTVFVLEPVFFWPEQLNELHKHALEPAHLKRLPGFAANPAASNAMAVIRADLISQYAESGYIHMQLGKSYQFKQVLDAENYQLLTDIKKRLDPNNRLNPGCLGFD, translated from the coding sequence ATGCAATTACTAAATAAAAATACGCTATCAGAACAATTGGTATCGGTTCTTGGGGCTAATGAAGTAAAAATAGATCAAGACTCTTGTGTTTTGTACTCTCAAGATGTTTATGCCAAAAATAAGCCCTGCGCCATTGTTATTCAGCCAAGCTCAGCGCAAACGCTGGCAAAAGCGGTAAAGCTTATTACTGACGCCGGTTACTCAGTGGTCGCTCGCGGTGGCGGAATGTCTTATACCGGCGGTTATGTGCCAAAAGAAGAACATTCCGTTGTGGTTGATATGTCGGCACTAAACAAAGTGTTAGAAGTGAACACCAAAGACATGTATGTCACAGTAGAGTCTGGCTGTAGCTGGGAAAAACTCTATACAACCTTAAAAGAACATAAATTAAGAACCCCCTTTTGGGGCACTTTATCAGGCCGCTTTGCCACTGTAGGCGGTAGTTTATCGCAAAACGGTATTTTTTGGGGCTCAGCTCAACATGGTTTTGCCGTTGACTCGGTTTTATCGTTAGACGTTATTTTAAGTGATGGCACAATCCTTACTACCGGATCCGCTGCGAAAAAAGGCACTCAGCCTTTTGCTCGACATTTTGGCCCAGATCTTACGGGTTTATTTTGCAATGACAGTGCAACTTTTGGTATCAAAACCAAAGCCACTATCCGCTTAATCCCTGAGGCTTTACACAAAGGTTCTACTTCTATTAGCTTTATGGCATTTGAGCATCAAGCTGAACTGATGAGCGAAGTTGCCAGACAAGGCCTAGCCAGTGAATGTTTTGGCTTTGACCCTTTCTTGCAAGCCCAGCGCATGCAGCGTGAAAGCTTAGGCAAAGATATAAAGTCACTGTTTGGCGTAATGAAAGCCGCTGGTGGCGTAGGTAAAGCGTTAAAGGCGGGTTCTAAAATTGCTTTAGCAGGGCGCGACTTTATTGAAAGTGAATGCTGGTCAGTACACTTTTTAGTGGAAGACTGGACAGAGCAAGGCGTTGAATTAAAGCTAAATAAAATTAACCAGCTCGCAAAAAACTTACAGGGTAAAGTGGTTGAAAACACGATACCCAAAGTGATGAGTGCGAACCCTTTTGGCCTGGTTAATAACATGGTTGGCCCTAAAGGCGAGCGTTGGGTACCTATACATGCCCTAGTGCCCCACTCTAAGGTAGAAGAAGCTTATTCAGCTACTGAAGCGGTGTTTAACAAGCATGCGGCGTTAATTGAGCAATATAACATTGGTATTGGTTATTTATTAGCGACAGTATCAAGCACCGTATTTGTTTTAGAGCCGGTGTTTTTTTGGCCAGAACAGCTAAACGAATTACATAAACATGCCCTTGAACCGGCCCACTTAAAACGCTTACCTGGCTTTGCCGCTAACCCAGCCGCCAGTAATGCAATGGCCGTAATTAGAGCAGACTTAATCAGTCAATATGCTGAATCTGGCTATATCCATATGCAGTTAGGTAAGTCTTATCAATTTAAACAAGTGCTAGATGCAGAGAATTACCAACTACTCACTGATATTAAAAAGCGCCTTGACCCCAACAATCGCTTAAACCCGGGTTGTTTAGGGTTTGATTAG
- a CDS encoding nitrilase-related carbon-nitrogen hydrolase — MDLTYSALALQVQCRSVNGLDIPAARQQIFNNIDHVAKQVKSSLGFIKTFSGEAVRLVVLPEYFLTGFPMGESIGEWKAKAVLDIDGEEYNRLAKIAQDNNIYLSGNAYEADPHFPDLYFQTCFILSPAGNTVLRYRRLISMFSPTPHDVWQPYLDIYGYDAVFPVAKTEIGNLAAIASEEILYPEIARCLAMQGAEVFMHNTSEIASPGLTPKDIAKRARAIENMAYVVSANSAGIADISLPVNSADGMSKIIDTKGRVLAESTIGETMVAYAELNISSLRAQRLKPAMTNLFARQRNELFAPTYQQTVYPANNMLAQLNEQKPINRQHFIDTQVNVIDDLINKGIFHSNTYHSDHRK, encoded by the coding sequence ATGGATTTAACATATAGTGCATTAGCCCTGCAGGTACAATGCAGATCAGTAAATGGCTTAGATATACCGGCAGCACGTCAGCAAATTTTTAATAATATTGATCATGTTGCTAAGCAAGTAAAATCAAGCTTAGGATTTATTAAAACCTTTTCTGGCGAGGCCGTACGTTTAGTTGTGTTGCCTGAGTATTTTTTAACCGGTTTTCCAATGGGTGAATCTATTGGAGAATGGAAAGCCAAAGCCGTGCTAGATATTGACGGTGAAGAGTACAATCGGTTAGCTAAAATTGCTCAAGATAATAATATTTATTTATCGGGTAATGCGTACGAAGCCGATCCTCATTTTCCTGATTTATACTTTCAAACCTGCTTTATATTGTCTCCTGCAGGCAATACGGTTCTGCGCTATCGCCGACTCATTTCGATGTTTTCACCTACACCGCATGATGTATGGCAACCGTATTTAGATATTTACGGTTATGATGCCGTATTCCCAGTCGCTAAAACCGAAATAGGTAATTTAGCCGCGATAGCTTCAGAAGAGATTTTATATCCTGAAATTGCTCGCTGTTTGGCTATGCAGGGGGCTGAAGTGTTTATGCATAATACCTCAGAAATTGCTTCGCCTGGTTTAACGCCAAAAGATATCGCTAAGCGGGCGCGTGCCATTGAAAACATGGCTTATGTGGTGTCAGCGAACTCTGCAGGTATTGCCGATATTAGCTTACCGGTTAACTCAGCTGATGGTATGTCAAAAATTATTGATACTAAGGGACGAGTACTCGCTGAGTCCACTATCGGTGAAACCATGGTTGCCTATGCTGAGCTTAATATTTCCAGCTTACGTGCCCAGCGCTTAAAGCCTGCCATGACTAATTTATTTGCCCGTCAGCGTAATGAATTATTTGCTCCGACGTATCAGCAAACTGTTTATCCAGCCAATAATATGTTGGCGCAACTTAATGAACAAAAACCTATAAACCGTCAACATTTTATTGATACTCAAGTTAATGTCATTGACGATTTAATCAATAAAGGTATATTCCATTCAAATACTTATCATTCAGATCATAGGAAGTAA
- a CDS encoding aldehyde dehydrogenase family protein — MQIRNPRTGKFDFDLVEFSAEQVQQVAADLRQHQADWWQSGLEYRITQLQLFAAEIVKVKHELVKAVAEDTGRWSESEIEVDSLVQTINRWCNDSPKLLEVAPARSASIPFLEIQQQYYPFQLVGVVSPWNFPLLLSFVDAIPALLAGCAILIKPSEVTSRFVKVLANVLAKVPHLQNVLAVVTGAGEAGQAVTNNVDILCFTGSVATGRRVGELCAKLFIPAFLELGGKDAAIVCADADLDIASSAICWGSMVNAGQSCMSIERVYVDSRVAKEFKQLLVEKVSKLRHNYPTITTGEVGPVISDKQIAVIEQQFADAKQKNARFLCGGEVVNLGGGTYCQPTVIDNITAEMLIATEETFAPVLVIEEFTSEQEAVTLANNSKYGLSGAVFSQDIAKAHAIANQLIVGGVSINDAALTGFVHEAEKQSFGLSGLGGSRMGAESIRRFIRKKALLTNTGVRSPWWF; from the coding sequence ATGCAGATCAGAAACCCAAGAACCGGTAAGTTTGACTTTGATCTGGTTGAATTTTCGGCAGAACAAGTGCAGCAAGTCGCGGCTGATTTACGCCAGCACCAAGCTGATTGGTGGCAATCAGGATTAGAGTATCGGATAACACAGTTACAGTTATTTGCCGCAGAAATAGTGAAAGTAAAACATGAGTTAGTTAAAGCGGTTGCTGAAGATACTGGGCGTTGGTCTGAATCTGAAATTGAAGTTGATTCGTTAGTGCAAACGATAAACCGTTGGTGTAACGATTCGCCTAAATTGTTAGAGGTGGCACCTGCAAGATCTGCCAGTATTCCGTTTTTAGAAATTCAGCAGCAGTATTACCCCTTTCAGTTAGTGGGTGTAGTGAGTCCTTGGAACTTTCCCTTACTATTATCTTTTGTTGATGCCATTCCTGCGTTGTTAGCCGGTTGTGCAATATTAATTAAACCCAGTGAAGTCACCTCGCGTTTTGTTAAGGTGTTAGCCAATGTATTAGCAAAAGTGCCACATCTGCAAAATGTATTAGCTGTGGTGACAGGTGCTGGCGAAGCAGGTCAAGCGGTTACCAATAACGTGGATATTTTGTGCTTTACCGGTAGTGTTGCCACAGGGCGGCGAGTGGGTGAGTTGTGTGCAAAATTGTTTATTCCGGCCTTTTTAGAGTTAGGCGGTAAAGATGCCGCTATTGTTTGTGCCGATGCCGACTTAGATATCGCCAGCAGTGCTATTTGCTGGGGCAGTATGGTGAATGCCGGTCAGTCGTGCATGAGCATTGAAAGAGTGTATGTGGATAGCCGTGTCGCTAAAGAGTTTAAGCAGCTGTTAGTGGAAAAAGTGAGTAAGTTACGCCATAACTACCCAACCATTACCACTGGCGAAGTAGGGCCAGTTATTTCGGATAAACAAATTGCCGTTATAGAGCAGCAGTTTGCTGATGCTAAGCAAAAAAATGCTCGTTTTTTATGTGGCGGCGAAGTAGTCAACTTAGGTGGTGGTACTTACTGTCAACCAACGGTTATTGATAACATCACCGCAGAAATGTTGATAGCCACAGAAGAAACTTTTGCACCTGTGTTAGTTATTGAAGAATTTACTTCAGAGCAAGAAGCCGTTACGTTAGCCAATAATTCTAAATATGGACTTTCTGGAGCCGTATTTTCGCAGGATATTGCCAAGGCACATGCTATCGCTAACCAGTTAATCGTCGGTGGTGTTAGTATTAATGATGCTGCATTAACTGGTTTTGTGCATGAAGCGGAAAAACAGTCATTTGGTTTATCTGGCCTTGGAGGCTCGAGAATGGGCGCAGAGTCTATTCGTCGCTTTATTCGTAAAAAAGCATTACTAACAAATACAGGGGTGAGATCGCCTTGGTGGTTTTAA
- a CDS encoding DUF3598 family protein, which produces MELKDRMPVLYRHLGVWDGYYRYFDKDGVKIDEHKSRLLCRFPTEHTYHQTNFYFWQDGKKETRDFPTRIENNKIIFYTEVSGWAAEVPLDEFNRTVMLYWVRTNEDNLHLYEMIQISDCGKYRSRVWQWFKDGRLIQRTLIDEQFVTTDWQSYENLQPEYADIAQLSA; this is translated from the coding sequence ATGGAACTGAAAGATAGAATGCCCGTCCTGTATCGTCACTTAGGTGTTTGGGATGGCTATTATCGTTATTTCGATAAAGATGGTGTCAAAATCGATGAGCACAAATCACGGTTACTATGTCGTTTCCCTACTGAGCACACTTATCATCAAACTAACTTTTATTTTTGGCAAGATGGTAAAAAAGAAACTCGCGATTTCCCAACCAGAATTGAAAATAACAAAATTATTTTTTATACCGAAGTCAGCGGTTGGGCTGCTGAAGTCCCATTAGATGAGTTTAACAGAACCGTCATGTTATATTGGGTACGAACCAATGAAGATAATTTGCACTTATATGAAATGATTCAAATTTCTGACTGTGGTAAATACCGTTCACGGGTATGGCAATGGTTTAAAGACGGCCGCTTAATACAGCGCACTTTGATTGATGAACAATTTGTCACCACTGACTGGCAATCATATGAAAATTTACAGCCAGAATATGCCGATATAGCGCAATTATCAGCTTAA
- a CDS encoding DUF1330 domain-containing protein gives MAVYLLIQATIEDMPAFKRYTAVVPQLVQKYGGQYMVMENNHVLLEGEHKPGSVVLSTWPDEAAAQKFWQSDEYAAAKQLRQGSGQFHVMLLHSLGA, from the coding sequence ATGGCAGTATATTTACTTATCCAAGCAACAATTGAAGATATGCCAGCATTTAAGCGTTATACCGCAGTGGTACCGCAATTAGTGCAAAAATATGGAGGCCAATACATGGTGATGGAAAATAACCACGTATTGCTAGAAGGAGAGCACAAGCCAGGTAGCGTTGTGCTTTCTACATGGCCTGATGAAGCTGCCGCACAGAAATTTTGGCAGTCAGATGAGTATGCCGCCGCGAAACAATTAAGACAGGGTAGCGGACAATTTCATGTCATGTTACTACACAGTTTAGGAGCTTAA
- a CDS encoding VOC family protein produces the protein MSFSVSPFSEALCSVVDFEPFRQLFCDIAGWKLIHQGPVDASVIKAYKLAPETQVEEMLLANPKTDAGFLRLYKYSNVPQQVMRSNDQSWDTGGIFDYNVRIKSMAELFPQLQKLGWRGVTPPVSFKLGESDVIEWIAMNHHVRIAFIERVAPKLVGWEQINPVSQMFNSSQIVTNFDESIAFYCDFLGFKLAIKAGNLNKEAGANPLGIPLNRSHIEDYELAIVQPGDTMIGSVELVKFHSLQGHDFSANNQPPNLGMQGLRFKVSDAQALSDKAQQQQVTILSPLQQVYIAGLGQVKLLTVQSPDGAWLEFYQPLDATI, from the coding sequence ATGTCATTTAGTGTTAGTCCATTTTCTGAAGCACTATGCAGTGTTGTTGATTTTGAGCCTTTTAGGCAGTTATTTTGTGATATTGCAGGTTGGAAGCTAATCCACCAAGGCCCTGTTGATGCTTCTGTTATCAAAGCGTATAAACTTGCCCCTGAAACCCAGGTCGAAGAAATGTTACTGGCTAACCCTAAAACGGATGCCGGCTTTTTACGCCTGTATAAATACAGTAACGTGCCACAGCAAGTGATGCGCAGTAATGACCAAAGCTGGGATACCGGTGGTATTTTTGACTATAACGTTCGGATAAAGTCTATGGCCGAATTGTTTCCTCAGCTACAAAAGCTTGGCTGGCGTGGTGTAACACCACCGGTCAGTTTTAAATTAGGTGAGTCAGACGTTATTGAGTGGATTGCCATGAATCACCATGTGCGCATTGCTTTTATTGAGCGAGTCGCACCAAAACTGGTAGGCTGGGAGCAAATAAACCCCGTAAGTCAAATGTTTAACTCTAGCCAAATAGTAACAAACTTTGATGAATCAATTGCCTTTTACTGCGACTTCTTAGGCTTTAAATTGGCGATTAAAGCTGGCAACTTAAATAAAGAAGCCGGTGCAAATCCATTAGGCATTCCCTTAAACCGCTCACATATTGAAGACTATGAACTGGCAATAGTGCAACCTGGCGACACCATGATAGGTTCAGTTGAGTTAGTGAAATTCCATTCTTTACAAGGCCACGACTTTAGCGCCAACAATCAACCACCAAACTTAGGTATGCAAGGATTGCGTTTTAAAGTCAGTGATGCCCAGGCATTATCAGACAAAGCCCAGCAACAACAGGTTACGATTCTTAGCCCGTTACAACAGGTTTATATTGCCGGTTTAGGTCAGGTAAAACTACTCACAGTGCAATCGCCCGATGGCGCTTGGCTAGAGTTTTATCAGCCACTAGATGCAACCATTTAA